From Amphritea atlantica, a single genomic window includes:
- a CDS encoding PhzF family phenazine biosynthesis protein: MKLSMFQVDAFTDIVFGGNPAAVCPLEHWLPDETMQSIALENCVAETVFFIPKNDDFEIRWFTPEIEMDLCGHATLAAAHVIVRHLAPQRSSVNFHSRSGLLTVKVEGDFLTLDFPSRKPTPTDAPQVILDAFQVKPVEILKSRDYVLVFENEEIIRKIAPDQGILDQINLDPGGVIITARGNDVDFVSRFFTPQASIFEDPVTGSAHCSLIPYWSQKLGKKSMSALQLSSRVGKLQCEDLGDRVFISGRAITFLEGTITI; the protein is encoded by the coding sequence ATGAAATTGAGCATGTTCCAGGTTGATGCATTCACAGACATAGTTTTCGGGGGTAATCCAGCAGCGGTATGTCCTCTTGAACATTGGTTGCCTGATGAAACGATGCAAAGTATTGCACTTGAAAATTGTGTTGCGGAAACAGTATTTTTTATTCCTAAAAATGATGATTTTGAAATTCGTTGGTTTACACCGGAAATTGAAATGGATTTATGTGGCCACGCTACATTAGCAGCGGCTCATGTAATCGTTAGGCATTTAGCGCCTCAACGATCATCGGTGAATTTTCATTCTCGAAGTGGGCTGTTGACTGTAAAGGTCGAGGGCGACTTTTTAACGCTCGATTTTCCGTCCCGAAAACCGACTCCAACAGATGCGCCTCAGGTTATATTAGATGCTTTTCAAGTGAAGCCTGTCGAAATATTGAAATCACGAGACTATGTGTTGGTATTTGAAAATGAGGAAATAATTAGGAAGATTGCTCCTGATCAGGGGATCCTGGATCAGATCAATTTGGATCCTGGCGGAGTGATCATAACCGCCAGGGGTAACGACGTTGATTTCGTTTCTCGTTTTTTCACTCCTCAGGCAAGTATATTTGAAGACCCCGTTACAGGTTCCGCACATTGTTCACTTATTCCATACTGGAGCCAAAAGTTAGGTAAGAAGTCTATGTCGGCACTGCAGCTTTCATCCAGAGTGGGAAAACTTCAATGTGAAGATTTGGGAGACAGAGTTTTCATATCGGGACGAGCAATAACGTTTCTGGAAGGGACAATTACCATTTGA
- a CDS encoding IS110 family transposase, which translates to MRFYTDNHPFYCGIDLHARSLYVCILDDDGQTALHKEIKARPEPLLDLLTPYLGNVVVGVECMHCWYWISDFCHEHNIDFILGHALYMKAIHGGKAKNDRIDSYKIAHLIRGGNFPLAYVYPAEMRATRDLLRRRTRVVQHGADLKAHVKNTTSQYNLPPNNLNLRYPSAREQMRHTFSDESVQKSIDLDLNIIDFYHRQLSSIECYIEKHAKHHNGRDYHILTSLPGMGRILALTILYEIGDITRFDSVQKFASYSRLIKCRAESAGKIYGTQGNKIGNAHLRWAFGEVAVGYLRGNEKAQSYLARLHKRMGKAKALTALAHKLGRCVYFMLKNQQVFDEQKFLTG; encoded by the coding sequence ATGAGATTTTACACTGATAATCATCCTTTTTACTGCGGTATCGACCTGCATGCACGTTCCCTGTACGTCTGTATTTTAGATGATGATGGGCAAACTGCGCTTCATAAAGAGATCAAAGCCAGACCAGAACCCCTGTTAGACCTGCTGACACCCTACCTCGGTAATGTGGTTGTCGGTGTCGAATGCATGCATTGCTGGTACTGGATTTCAGATTTCTGCCATGAACATAACATCGATTTTATCCTGGGTCACGCCCTGTATATGAAAGCGATCCATGGGGGTAAAGCCAAGAACGATCGGATCGATTCCTACAAAATTGCACATCTTATCCGGGGAGGAAACTTCCCCTTAGCCTATGTCTATCCTGCTGAGATGAGGGCAACCCGCGACCTGCTCCGCCGACGAACTCGGGTTGTACAACACGGTGCCGATCTGAAAGCCCATGTTAAAAACACGACCAGCCAGTACAACCTGCCACCGAACAACCTGAATCTACGCTATCCCAGTGCTCGAGAGCAGATGAGGCATACGTTCTCTGATGAGTCCGTGCAGAAAAGTATCGATCTGGATCTTAACATTATCGATTTTTACCATCGGCAGCTCAGCTCTATCGAGTGCTATATCGAAAAACACGCCAAACATCACAATGGCCGGGATTATCATATTTTAACCAGCTTACCCGGCATGGGACGCATACTGGCACTCACGATCCTGTATGAGATTGGAGATATTACCCGCTTTGACAGTGTTCAGAAGTTTGCCTCTTACAGCCGATTGATCAAATGCCGGGCTGAGTCCGCCGGGAAGATTTACGGTACTCAGGGTAATAAGATCGGTAACGCACACCTGAGATGGGCTTTTGGCGAAGTCGCCGTGGGTTATCTAAGAGGAAATGAGAAAGCACAGTCATATCTGGCCCGCTTACATAAACGTATGGGTAAAGCGAAGGCGCTCACCGCCCTGGCCCATAAACTGGGGCGTTGTGTTTATTTTATGCTTAAAAACCAGCAGGTATTTGATGAACAAAAATTTTTAACCGGGTGA
- a CDS encoding DUF4241 domain-containing protein, with product MKKIIDFFRKKSKYNDVIDSPEDRVKAFISHWYEQWSKAQRKMGNDVDFEYWGDLISDVDGAHFAAGSSSGSRNSFGSKAEHDPNVEKITECDIQGNVASVFTEIYEEALKSSKYHVYDLEFDAEKGWKITAISTLFHPPKSPAVDPDKHAGIFSMSISNAPFMGREDHIDLNENTLFQAERNINIPNLDEGMAKLERIGKLRITSGVLGILDFGYDIYDFEPLQRKVNPGDYPVETVTIHNRVAGIRVKFNDSEQPVKWYAANTPSGNGVYGVDAGNLAIFDVGNLMGLSRIKKERIFNEWCLNGKPELVSMVDEDDCVISTSGFGDGAYPAFWGVNAQDEVISLYIDFMILVRETENGLFESV from the coding sequence ATGAAAAAAATCATTGATTTCTTCAGGAAAAAAAGCAAATACAATGATGTGATTGATTCTCCTGAAGATAGGGTCAAAGCGTTCATCTCGCACTGGTATGAGCAATGGTCTAAAGCCCAGAGAAAAATGGGCAATGATGTAGATTTTGAGTATTGGGGAGACCTTATATCAGATGTAGATGGGGCTCATTTTGCTGCTGGGAGTAGCTCGGGGTCTAGAAATTCATTTGGCTCGAAAGCCGAACACGACCCTAATGTAGAAAAAATCACCGAATGCGATATTCAAGGCAATGTTGCCAGCGTATTCACAGAGATTTACGAAGAGGCGCTTAAGTCATCAAAATATCACGTCTATGATCTTGAGTTTGACGCAGAGAAAGGTTGGAAAATAACAGCAATATCTACTCTTTTTCATCCTCCAAAGAGCCCTGCTGTTGATCCTGATAAACATGCAGGCATCTTTTCTATGAGCATCTCTAATGCTCCTTTCATGGGCAGGGAAGATCATATTGACCTCAATGAAAATACACTTTTTCAAGCAGAGCGTAACATCAATATTCCAAATTTAGACGAAGGAATGGCTAAGTTAGAGCGTATCGGAAAGCTTCGAATCACCTCTGGGGTGCTCGGGATCTTAGATTTCGGCTATGACATTTATGATTTTGAGCCTCTACAAAGAAAAGTGAACCCAGGGGATTATCCCGTTGAAACCGTAACAATACATAATCGAGTAGCTGGTATTCGAGTGAAGTTTAATGATAGCGAGCAACCTGTTAAATGGTATGCGGCTAATACGCCAAGTGGCAATGGTGTTTATGGTGTAGATGCCGGTAATTTAGCCATTTTCGATGTCGGCAATCTCATGGGTTTAAGCCGTATCAAAAAAGAACGGATCTTTAATGAATGGTGCCTTAACGGCAAGCCAGAATTAGTATCAATGGTAGATGAAGACGACTGCGTTATATCCACAAGTGGTTTCGGGGACGGTGCTTATCCGGCATTCTGGGGAGTTAATGCGCAAGATGAAGTGATCTCCCTATATATCGATTTCATGATTCTTGTGCGAGAAACGGAAAATGGTCTGTTTGAATCTGTCTAA
- a CDS encoding DUF4935 domain-containing protein, which produces MSEIDAVLLIDANKYLDLYRTDKGRKLLAPLSEQASHIFVTQQIVDEVQRNKLRAAADFLRTKSQGMKLQGINVPDHFSGSESGKNQEILGQMRDINRSVVAVNAEIDTHTHEIMTQVAESKDEVSNALTPIFSKAVQATRDEMKRARERKETGNPPGKANDPLGDEITWEQVLSHFAGKRRLWIISRDGDYGTAFGGSFFLNSFLRAELAQITSDPIVHIFEDLVEGLTHFVETTKVDATIKLSPEELTEIETEERSLPPVDSSRYSSSSIQSEFSLAELERIKEAIAPTAEMQRVMEAMKPTAEMQRVMEAMKPTAEMQRVMEAMKPTAEMQRVMEAMKPTAEMQRVMEAMKPTAEMQRVMKAMKPTAEMQRVMEAMKPTAEMLRVMEAMKPTDDMQRVVNALKPSVKKPKDE; this is translated from the coding sequence ATGTCAGAAATCGATGCAGTACTACTAATTGATGCTAACAAGTATCTGGACCTGTATCGAACAGATAAAGGTCGTAAGTTACTGGCACCTTTATCCGAACAAGCATCTCACATTTTCGTTACGCAGCAGATAGTTGATGAGGTTCAGCGAAACAAGCTTCGTGCAGCAGCAGATTTCCTGCGAACGAAGAGCCAAGGCATGAAGCTTCAGGGCATTAATGTTCCCGATCATTTTTCCGGATCCGAAAGTGGCAAGAATCAAGAGATCCTTGGCCAAATGAGGGATATCAATAGATCTGTAGTGGCAGTGAATGCTGAGATAGACACTCACACGCATGAAATAATGACACAGGTGGCTGAATCCAAAGATGAAGTATCGAATGCTTTGACTCCTATCTTTTCTAAGGCAGTTCAGGCCACTCGCGATGAAATGAAACGGGCTCGAGAGCGAAAAGAGACTGGAAACCCTCCAGGAAAGGCAAACGATCCCCTTGGTGATGAAATTACATGGGAGCAGGTTCTCAGCCACTTCGCGGGTAAACGACGACTTTGGATAATTTCACGAGACGGTGATTATGGCACTGCATTTGGAGGAAGTTTTTTTCTAAACAGCTTCTTGAGAGCCGAACTTGCACAAATTACTAGTGACCCCATCGTGCATATATTCGAGGATTTAGTTGAGGGCCTGACGCATTTCGTCGAGACAACGAAAGTTGACGCTACCATAAAGCTCAGTCCAGAAGAGCTAACAGAAATCGAAACGGAAGAGAGGTCATTACCTCCGGTAGACTCTTCACGCTATTCGTCATCTTCAATTCAATCTGAGTTCTCGCTAGCTGAACTGGAACGGATTAAGGAGGCAATAGCGCCCACCGCTGAGATGCAGCGAGTTATGGAAGCAATGAAGCCCACCGCTGAGATGCAGCGAGTTATGGAAGCAATGAAGCCCACCGCTGAGATGCAGCGAGTTATGGAAGCGATGAAGCCCACCGCTGAGATGCAGCGAGTTATGGAAGCGATGAAGCCCACCGCTGAGATGCAGCGAGTTATGGAAGCGATGAAGCCCACCGCCGAGATGCAGCGAGTTATGAAAGCGATGAAGCCTACCGCTGAGATGCAGCGAGTTATGGAAGCGATGAAGCCTACCGCCGAGATGCTGAGGGTTATGGAAGCGATGAAGCCTACCGATGATATGCAGCGAGTTGTGAACGCATTGAAACCCTCAGTTAAGAAGCCAAAGGACGAATAG